Within Armatimonadia bacterium, the genomic segment AAACGGCTTCGAGGGACTCGAGTACAACTACTGGGGCAACTTCAAGGACCTCACCCTTGAGACGGTTCGGCAGATGCGCGCGATCCACGACAAGTACGGTGCCCATGCCTGCGCCCTCGGAATCTGGGGGTGGAACCACCTGGCTCCGGATCCCGCCGAGCGCGCCGAGGCCCACGCTATGATCGATCGCGCCATCGAGTATGCTCAGGTCCTGGGCGTCGACCACCTCATCCTGGGCGGCGGCGAGATCCCCGAGGCACCGCTGGAGCAGAAGGTCGAGGAGTTCCTCAAGGTCTTCCCGCCGATCATCGAGAAGATCGAGAAGCTCGGGATCGTCCCCGCGTTCTACGCGGTCCACGGCAACAGCTTCTTCACCACGATCGAGG encodes:
- a CDS encoding TIM barrel protein; translation: MKLAFIGDNDLPSVEWDSRFAVANGFEGLEYNYWGNFKDLTLETVRQMRAIHDKYGAHACALGIWGWNHLAPDPAERAEAHAMIDRAIEYAQVLGVDHLILGGGEIPEAPLEQKVEEFLKVFPPIIEKIEKLGIVPAFYAVHGNSFFTTIE